The Solibacillus daqui genome has a segment encoding these proteins:
- a CDS encoding DUF2268 domain-containing protein has translation MIVLDTQSLFQDLTERVQHTYPLVQSIFPNTPAKAVQYELLQQGLLETGALPLQLNVWDIVKRQLYDLMKMWDGPNTQVAILPMRHGFMKNGVAYKHGICLFISNHVSVKELHALITHEYHHICRQHYQSELPTLLDSVMMEGLAEHAVESLLGEHALSSWTRRYNLEQVKHYWHTHFIDALALRGLHNHQSYLFGDASGQLPAHIGYCVGYRIVEAFLEKNGPLTTHQLLQIPSEQITLGAGFPLTK, from the coding sequence TTGATAGTCCTCGATACGCAAAGTTTATTTCAAGATTTAACAGAGCGCGTCCAACATACCTATCCACTTGTTCAATCCATTTTCCCAAACACTCCAGCTAAAGCCGTACAATATGAGCTTCTCCAACAAGGATTGTTAGAAACAGGGGCACTTCCTTTACAGCTCAATGTATGGGACATTGTAAAACGGCAGCTCTATGATTTGATGAAGATGTGGGATGGCCCTAACACTCAGGTAGCTATTTTGCCAATGCGACATGGCTTTATGAAAAATGGTGTCGCCTATAAACACGGCATTTGTTTATTCATTTCAAATCATGTTTCTGTAAAAGAGCTTCACGCCCTCATTACCCATGAATATCATCATATTTGCCGACAACATTATCAGTCTGAATTGCCGACATTACTTGATTCCGTGATGATGGAAGGCTTAGCCGAACACGCTGTAGAAAGCCTACTTGGAGAACATGCCCTTAGCTCTTGGACGAGGCGCTATAACTTAGAGCAAGTAAAACATTATTGGCACACCCATTTTATAGATGCTTTAGCGTTGCGCGGCTTACATAATCATCAAAGTTATTTATTTGGTGACGCTTCCGGGCAACTCCCAGCACATATCGGTTATTGTGTCGGTTACCGTATTGTCGAAGCCTTTTTAGAAAAAAACGGCCCTTTGACTACTCATCAATTACTACAAATTCCTTCTGAACAAATCACTTTAGGAGCTGGGTTTCCACTCACCAAATGA
- a CDS encoding peptidylprolyl isomerase codes for MKKYMLLMLTAIAMLIIAACGDNNKTDSGEQTTSSDYANDVKENPIVTITMENDKQIVIELEPKTAPNTVANFISLVEDGFYDGLIFHRVIPGFMVQGGDPDGTGMGGPDYSIKGEFSSNGFENMLAHERGVLSMARTQDPNSAGSQFFIMTEAATHLDGEYAAFGKVIEGMEVVDEIVAAERDGNDKPLQDQKMKKVEVDTKGFDYPAPVTQKQ; via the coding sequence GAAAAAATACATGCTTTTAATGTTAACTGCAATCGCTATGCTTATTATCGCTGCATGTGGTGACAACAATAAGACGGATAGTGGCGAGCAGACAACATCTAGCGATTACGCAAACGATGTAAAAGAAAATCCAATTGTAACGATTACAATGGAAAATGATAAGCAAATCGTGATCGAATTGGAGCCAAAAACAGCGCCAAATACAGTAGCAAACTTTATTTCATTAGTGGAAGACGGTTTTTATGACGGTTTAATTTTCCACCGTGTCATTCCAGGATTTATGGTCCAAGGTGGCGATCCAGATGGTACAGGTATGGGTGGTCCAGACTATTCAATTAAAGGCGAATTTTCATCAAATGGCTTTGAAAATATGCTAGCTCATGAGCGCGGTGTCTTGTCAATGGCCCGTACACAGGATCCAAATTCAGCCGGTTCACAGTTCTTTATTATGACAGAAGCAGCTACTCATCTAGATGGTGAATATGCTGCATTTGGAAAAGTGATCGAAGGGATGGAGGTTGTTGACGAAATCGTAGCAGCAGAGCGCGATGGTAACGACAAACCATTACAAGATCAAAAAATGAAGAAAGTCGAAGTCGATACAAAAGGCTTTGATTATCCAGCGCCAGTAACGCAAAAACAATAA